In the genome of Lynx canadensis isolate LIC74 chromosome X, mLynCan4.pri.v2, whole genome shotgun sequence, one region contains:
- the KLHL13 gene encoding kelch-like protein 13 isoform X2 yields the protein MMDHLHRGESVAAILRNRSLVEDEDQHMKLSLGSSEMGLSSHLQCSKSGTTRIFTSNTHSSVVLQGFDQLRLEGLLCDVTLMPGDTDDAFPVHRVMMASASDYFKAMFTGGMKEQDLMCIKLHGVSKVGLRKIIDFIYTAKLSLNMDNLQDTLEAASFLQILPVLDFCKVFLISGVTLDNCVEVGRIANTYNLTEVDKYVNSFVLKNFPALLSTGEFLKLPFERLAFVLSSNSLKHCTELELFKATCRWLRLEEPRMDFAAKLMKNIRFPLMTPQELINYVQTVDFMRTDNTCVNLLLEASNYQMMPYMQPVMQSDRTAIRSDTTHLVTLGGVLRQQLVVSKELRMYDEKAHEWKSLAPMDAPRYQHGIAVIGNFLYVVGGQSNYDTKGKTAVDTVFRFDPRYNKWMQVASLNEKRTFFHLSALKGYLYAVGGRNAAGELPTVECYNPRTNEWTYVAKMSEPHYGHAGTVYGGVMYISGGITHDTFQKELMCFDPDTDKWIQKAPMTTVRGLHCMCTVGERLYVIGGNHFRGTSDYDDVLSCEYYSPILDQWTPIAAMLRGQSDVGVAVFENKIYVVGGYSWNNRCMVEIVQKYDPDKDEWHKVFDLPESLGGIRACTLTVFPPEETTPSPSRESPLSAP from the exons GGCTTTGACCAGCTTCGACTTGAAGGATTGCTTTGTGATGTGACCCTGATGCCAGGTGACACGGATGACGCCTTTCCTGTGCATAGAGTCATGATGGCCTCTGCTAGTGATTACTTCAAGGCCATGTTCACAG GtggaatgaaagaacaagattTAATGTGCATTAAGCTTCATGGTGTGAGCAAAGTCGGTTTAAGGAAAATTATTGATTTCATTTACACTGCAAAGCTTTCCCTTAACATGGACAACCTTCAAGATACACTAGAAGCTGCCAGTTTTCTACAGATTCTGCCGGTTTTGGACTTCTGCAAAGTGTTTCTCATATCTGGG GTCACTTTAGACAATTGTGTCGAAGTTGGTCGGATCGCCAACACCTACAATCTGACAGAAGTGGATAAATACGTCAACAGTTTTGTCTTGAAGAATTTTCCCGCATTGCTGAGCACCGGGGAGTTCTTAAAACTCCCTTTTGAGCGTCTTGCCTTCGTGCTTTCCAGTAATAGCCTTAAGCATTGCACTGAACTCGAGCTCTTTAAGGCCACCTGTCGCTGGCTACGCCTGGAAGAGCCTCGGATGGACTTTGCTGCAAAATTAATGAAGAACATACGATTTCCACTGATGACACCACAGGAGCTCATTAATTACGTGCAAACCGTGGATTTCATGAGAACTGACAACACGTGCGTGAATCTCCTTTTGGAAGCCAGCAATTACCAAATGATGCCGTATATGCAGCCAGTGATGCAGTCAGACAGGACTGCCATTCGCTCTGACACCACTCATCTGGTCACACTGGGAGGAGTTCTGAGGCAGCAGCTGGTTGTCAGCAAGGAATTGCGCATGTATGATGAAAAGGCCCACGAATGGAAATCTTTAGCCCCCATGGATGCCCCAAGGTACCAGCATGGCATTGCCGTCATTGGAAATTTCCTCTATGTCGTCGGCGGACAGAGTAATTATGACACGAAAGGAAAAACGGCGGTCGATACAGTCTTCAGATTTGATCCTCGCTACAATAAATGGATGCAAGTTGCATCTTTAAATGAAAAGCGCACCTTCTTCCACCTAAGTGCCCTCAAAGGATACCTGTATGCAGTCGGCGGGCGAAACGCGGCTGGTGAACTGC CCACAGTCGAGTGTTACAATCCAAGAACAAATGAGTGGACCTACGTTGCCAAAATGAGTGAGCCCCACTATGGCCATGCTGGAACCGTATATGGAGGAGTGATGTATATTTCAG GAGGAATTACTCATGATACTTTCCAAAAGGAGCTGATGTGCTTCGACCCTGATACTGACAAATGGATCCAGAAGGCGCCAATGACCACTGTCAGAGGTCTGCATTGCATGTGTACGGTGGGCGAGAGGCTCTACGTCATTGGTGGCAATCACTTCCGAGGAACGAGCGATTACGACGATGTCCTGAGCTGTGAATACTACTCCCCTATCCTTGACCAGTGGACCCCAATTGCTGCCATGCTAAGGGGGCAGAGCGATGTTGGGGTCgctgtctttgaaaataaaatctacgTGGTTGGTGGGTATTCCTGGAATAACCGTTGCATGGTAGAGATCGTGCAGAAATACGACCCAGATAAAGATGAATGGCATAAGGTTTTTGATCTCCCGGAGTCCCTTGGTGGCATCCGAGCTTGTACGCTCACGGTTTTCCCCCCCGAAGAAACCACACCATCACCTTCTAGAGAGTCCCCTCTTTCTGCACCGTAA
- the KLHL13 gene encoding kelch-like protein 13 isoform X3, producing the protein MKLSLGSSEMGLSSHLQCSKSGTTRIFTSNTHSSVVLQGFDQLRLEGLLCDVTLMPGDTDDAFPVHRVMMASASDYFKAMFTGGMKEQDLMCIKLHGVSKVGLRKIIDFIYTAKLSLNMDNLQDTLEAASFLQILPVLDFCKVFLISGVTLDNCVEVGRIANTYNLTEVDKYVNSFVLKNFPALLSTGEFLKLPFERLAFVLSSNSLKHCTELELFKATCRWLRLEEPRMDFAAKLMKNIRFPLMTPQELINYVQTVDFMRTDNTCVNLLLEASNYQMMPYMQPVMQSDRTAIRSDTTHLVTLGGVLRQQLVVSKELRMYDEKAHEWKSLAPMDAPRYQHGIAVIGNFLYVVGGQSNYDTKGKTAVDTVFRFDPRYNKWMQVASLNEKRTFFHLSALKGYLYAVGGRNAAGELPTVECYNPRTNEWTYVAKMSEPHYGHAGTVYGGVMYISGGITHDTFQKELMCFDPDTDKWIQKAPMTTVRGLHCMCTVGERLYVIGGNHFRGTSDYDDVLSCEYYSPILDQWTPIAAMLRGQSDVGVAVFENKIYVVGGYSWNNRCMVEIVQKYDPDKDEWHKVFDLPESLGGIRACTLTVFPPEETTPSPSRESPLSAP; encoded by the exons GGCTTTGACCAGCTTCGACTTGAAGGATTGCTTTGTGATGTGACCCTGATGCCAGGTGACACGGATGACGCCTTTCCTGTGCATAGAGTCATGATGGCCTCTGCTAGTGATTACTTCAAGGCCATGTTCACAG GtggaatgaaagaacaagattTAATGTGCATTAAGCTTCATGGTGTGAGCAAAGTCGGTTTAAGGAAAATTATTGATTTCATTTACACTGCAAAGCTTTCCCTTAACATGGACAACCTTCAAGATACACTAGAAGCTGCCAGTTTTCTACAGATTCTGCCGGTTTTGGACTTCTGCAAAGTGTTTCTCATATCTGGG GTCACTTTAGACAATTGTGTCGAAGTTGGTCGGATCGCCAACACCTACAATCTGACAGAAGTGGATAAATACGTCAACAGTTTTGTCTTGAAGAATTTTCCCGCATTGCTGAGCACCGGGGAGTTCTTAAAACTCCCTTTTGAGCGTCTTGCCTTCGTGCTTTCCAGTAATAGCCTTAAGCATTGCACTGAACTCGAGCTCTTTAAGGCCACCTGTCGCTGGCTACGCCTGGAAGAGCCTCGGATGGACTTTGCTGCAAAATTAATGAAGAACATACGATTTCCACTGATGACACCACAGGAGCTCATTAATTACGTGCAAACCGTGGATTTCATGAGAACTGACAACACGTGCGTGAATCTCCTTTTGGAAGCCAGCAATTACCAAATGATGCCGTATATGCAGCCAGTGATGCAGTCAGACAGGACTGCCATTCGCTCTGACACCACTCATCTGGTCACACTGGGAGGAGTTCTGAGGCAGCAGCTGGTTGTCAGCAAGGAATTGCGCATGTATGATGAAAAGGCCCACGAATGGAAATCTTTAGCCCCCATGGATGCCCCAAGGTACCAGCATGGCATTGCCGTCATTGGAAATTTCCTCTATGTCGTCGGCGGACAGAGTAATTATGACACGAAAGGAAAAACGGCGGTCGATACAGTCTTCAGATTTGATCCTCGCTACAATAAATGGATGCAAGTTGCATCTTTAAATGAAAAGCGCACCTTCTTCCACCTAAGTGCCCTCAAAGGATACCTGTATGCAGTCGGCGGGCGAAACGCGGCTGGTGAACTGC CCACAGTCGAGTGTTACAATCCAAGAACAAATGAGTGGACCTACGTTGCCAAAATGAGTGAGCCCCACTATGGCCATGCTGGAACCGTATATGGAGGAGTGATGTATATTTCAG GAGGAATTACTCATGATACTTTCCAAAAGGAGCTGATGTGCTTCGACCCTGATACTGACAAATGGATCCAGAAGGCGCCAATGACCACTGTCAGAGGTCTGCATTGCATGTGTACGGTGGGCGAGAGGCTCTACGTCATTGGTGGCAATCACTTCCGAGGAACGAGCGATTACGACGATGTCCTGAGCTGTGAATACTACTCCCCTATCCTTGACCAGTGGACCCCAATTGCTGCCATGCTAAGGGGGCAGAGCGATGTTGGGGTCgctgtctttgaaaataaaatctacgTGGTTGGTGGGTATTCCTGGAATAACCGTTGCATGGTAGAGATCGTGCAGAAATACGACCCAGATAAAGATGAATGGCATAAGGTTTTTGATCTCCCGGAGTCCCTTGGTGGCATCCGAGCTTGTACGCTCACGGTTTTCCCCCCCGAAGAAACCACACCATCACCTTCTAGAGAGTCCCCTCTTTCTGCACCGTAA